The Natrinema saccharevitans genome includes the window TCCGGGAGCGAATCGCCCGGCGGCGCTTCCTCCTCGTACTCCTCTTGGGTAATTTGGATCCCCGTCGCGAGCGCGATTCGCCGCCTCGTGAACTCGTCGACGGCATCGATGACCGCGTCCAGGTCGCCGCTGACGCCCTCGAGCGACGACGAAACCGAATCCGCGGACGGAAGCTCCGCATTCAGGTTGATGATCGTTCGCGATCGAGCCGGGTTCTCCCTGTACCGTTCGGGATCGCTTGCGGGGTTGTTCTTGTCGCCGAACTGGATCACGTTCGGGGGACAAGCGACCTCGCAGGCGACCGTGCCGACGTTGCCCTCGCCGAAGTTACCGTCCTGACGGGCGGGATCGAAGACGCACTTCGACATGACGCCGCGAGGGGCGCGAGCGCTGACGCGCCGGTCGCGATAGTCGTAGACCATGTCCGCATCGAGTTCGTCCTCGTCGGTTTCCGGTTCCTCCCACTGGAAGTAGTTGACGCCGTACGGGCAGGCAACCTGACAGTACCGGCAGCCGATGCAGACGTCGTAGTCGGTCAGTACCATCCCGCCTCTCTCGCGGGTATGACGGGCCGTCGTCGGACAGACTTTCTCGCAGGGCGCGTCGGTGCAGTGCTGACACGGGCGGACGAGGTAGTTGAAATCGTGAACGGCCGGGTCATCCCTGGCGCTCTCGGGATCGACATCGAGGGTGTCGGGATCCGGGGACTCGACCGCGCCGTCCTCGAAGGCGAGGACGTACATCCAGTTTGACCCCAGATCCCAGTTGTGTTCCTGATTACAGGCGGTCACGCAGGAGAGACAGCCGTCACAGTTCTCGAGGTCGATCGTCATCCCCCACTGGGTCCCCTCGTCCGTATCCTGAACTTCCCCCGTCTCCTCGACGGCGGGTTCCGGCTCCTGCTGATCGACCGCACCCCAGCCGAGGCTCGCGAATCCCAGCCCGGCCCCGGTCTTTTTGAGCATCTCACGACGGGAGCCGTCGCCGTTGGCGAGTTGCAACAGCGTCGACCCGATACCCTCCGCTTCGTCGTCTACATCGTCCGGGCTGGCGATCGGCCGGTCGTCCTCGCCGAACTCCGCGACTACGTCGTCGTGATACCGCTCGTGGAACTCCGCCTCCGAGAGTTCCCCCTTCGTGACCCGCATGGCGTCTCTCCCCATCTCCATCCCGAGTTCGGTGTCGTACTCGGTGTCGTCGAGCATCTCCTCGAGGTCGTCCTGCCACGACTCGCCGAGGGGATGAAACACCTCGTCGTCCGAGGTGTCGTCGTCGAAACTCATCGTTGCCACCGTTTCGGTGTCGCTCGAGTACCGTTCATTGTGGTTCGTGTTCCCACTCCTATCACCGGTCCTCGCAAAGATACCCAGCCTGCAAATGACGGGTGGCCGGCTCCCGGAGCGGGACGTTCTCGATGGCGGAGGAATAGCTACGCTCACCGTCTTGTGCTGCCGCAAAAGCGCCGAGAGGGAGATTCGAACTCCGCCGAGACGTTCCGGGTCGTTCGCTCCGCTCACTTCCCGGGCTGCGACTCGTCTCGTTCAAATCGTCCGTAATCGGTTCGCAGCAACGGACGTTGATTCGCGCCGCCACGCGGCGCTCATCGGTTTGTTGCTGCAAAAGCGCCGAGAGGGAGATTTGAACTCCCGAGTCCGTGAGGACAGCAGATTTCGAATCTGCCGCCTTGGCCGGGCTAGGCTATCTCGGCTCACTCCTCTCTACTCGAGTGACGTTTTTACCCGTTTCGATTTTTCCGCCCCGTGCGAACGGTTCGCCATCGATCGCCCGAAGGCGACGACGCCTCGAGTCCCGGCGTGTTACCCAGTGTTTTTCATCCCGGCGGCGATTCCCTTGACGGTCAGTCGCAACGTTCGCTCCTCGATGTCGGTCCGGTGGGTTCGATCGAGCAGGTAGACCTGGAGCATGTTCAGGGGGTCGACGTAGGGGTTTCGCCGCTCTAAGTTCTCGCCGAGCCAGTCGCGGGTGTGTAACTGCTCGCGCTGGCCGATTTCGGTGATCAGGTCGGTCGCCCGCTCGTACTCGCCGGTTACCCGAGGGAAGAACCGCTCCCGGAGGTCGTCGTCGGCCATCTCGGCGTAGCGCTCGGCGATCTCGAGCTCGGTTCGGGACAGCGAGAGCGCGGCGTTGTCCAGCGTCGTCCGGAAGAACGGCCACTCCTCGTACATCCCCTGCAGGGTTTCCATCGAGCCGCCGTCCTCGAGATAGCTGTCCACGCCCGTCGCGAGCGCGTACCAACCCGGGAGGATACACCGCGACTGGGTCCACGAGAACACCCACGGAATCGCCCGCAGGTCCTCGACCGTGCGCTCGCCGCTGCGGGAGGCCGGCCGCGAGCCCAGATCAAGATCCTCGATGACGGTGATCGGCGTCGCCTGCTCGAAGTAGCGGACGAACCCGTCGCTCTCGAGGAAGTCCCGGTACTCCCGGCGGGCGGCGTCGGCCATCGTTTCCATCGCGTCGACCCACTCCTCGGAGACCTCCTCTTCGGGCTGGTCCAGCGCCTGCTTGCGCGCCCGCAGTTGCGCGTTGAGCATCTGTTCGATGTTGCGCTCGGCGATGCGAGGGTTGGCGTACTTCTCGGCGATGGCCTCGCCTTGCTCGGTAAACTTGACCTGGCCCGTCACGGTGGAGTTCGGCAGGGCCAGCAGCGCCTCGTTCATCGGGCCGCCGCCCCGCGAAATCGAGCCGCCGCGGCCGTGGAACAGCCGCATCGTCACGTCGTGATCGTCGCAGATCTCGCCGAGTCGGCGCTGGTTCTTGTACAGCGACCAGTTGGCCGCGAGGAAGCCGTTCTCCTTGTTCGAGTCGGAGTAGCCCAGCATGATCTCCTGAGTCTGCCCGCGGGCCGCCAGCGCCTGCGCGTAGGCCTCGTTCTCGAACAGCGTCCCCATGATCCGGCGAGCCCCCGAGAGGGCGTACTCGGTCTCGAGCAGCGGGACGATGTCGAGTCCCGAGTGTTCGGGCAGGGAGACGACGCCGGCCTGATCCGCGAGGAAGAGTACCTCGAGGACGTGGCTCGGCTCCTCGGTCATCGAGATACAGTAGGTGTCGATCGCGTGGCTGCCGTACTCGGTCTGCCACGCCGCGAGCCGATCGAACAGTTCGAGGACGCGAGCGGCGTCGTCCGAGAGGTTCTCCGTCCGCTCGAGGTCGATCACGGGCTCGTCCTGCAACACAGCGTCGGTCAGGAACTCGACGCGTTCGTCCTCCGAGAGGCCGTGGTAGTCGATCCCCTCCCGCTCGAGGGCCTCGGCGATGGCGTCGGTGTGTTCCTGCTGGTGGTCCCGCAGGTCCAGGCTCGCCAGCGAGAAGCCGAAGGTCGCGACCCGCCGCCGGATCGGATCGACGTGGGCGTCGACGACGCTTTCGGCCCCGTTGTTGCGGAGGCTCTCGGCGATGACCCCGAGGTCGTCGCGCAGGCCCTCGACCGCCTCGTAGCCGCCGGGGCGAACGTCGCCGACCCGACGGAGCCGCTCGCGCATCAGCTTGAGCTTCTGTCGGTACGGCTCGTCGGGGTAACGCTCCTCGGCCGTCCGGGCGGTACCCGGTAGCCGCTCGCGGTCTTCCTCGAGCGAGGCCTGGAACGCCGACCCGGCGTCGATCCGGCTGCCGTCCTGACTCAACACGCCGGAGAGACGCTTGAGCTGATCGCGGTACTGCTCCAGGACGACCGAACGCTGCCGTTCGAGGGTGTTCGCGGTTACCCCGGGGGTGACGTAGGGGTTGCCGTCGCGGTCGCTGCCGGCCCACGACCGGAACTCGAAGAGCTTCGGAATCTCGAGACTGCCGGGAACCTCTTCGTCGATCGCGTCGGCGAGTTCGTCGTAGACCTCGCCGACCACGTCGAACAGCGTGTTCTCGAGGTACCACTGGACGTTGCGCGCCTCGTCTTCGGGTTCTGGCTGGCGATTACGGACCTGCGGGGTCTGC containing:
- the ppc gene encoding phosphoenolpyruvate carboxylase, with protein sequence MRLHNRNVRQDVRELGALLGDVLEGQTSRRAFETVESCRRTAIEYRSGDLESREPLIAELEGLSPHQQRIVARAFTTYFELINLAEERERVRTIRTASQEGTLEDSLETAAAELGEADVETVRQVLDDVLIEPTFTAHPTEARRKTVKSKLREISTSLETIDERLLTDKEEGQVWRDIDAEVTSLWQTPQVRNRQPEPEDEARNVQWYLENTLFDVVGEVYDELADAIDEEVPGSLEIPKLFEFRSWAGSDRDGNPYVTPGVTANTLERQRSVVLEQYRDQLKRLSGVLSQDGSRIDAGSAFQASLEEDRERLPGTARTAEERYPDEPYRQKLKLMRERLRRVGDVRPGGYEAVEGLRDDLGVIAESLRNNGAESVVDAHVDPIRRRVATFGFSLASLDLRDHQQEHTDAIAEALEREGIDYHGLSEDERVEFLTDAVLQDEPVIDLERTENLSDDAARVLELFDRLAAWQTEYGSHAIDTYCISMTEEPSHVLEVLFLADQAGVVSLPEHSGLDIVPLLETEYALSGARRIMGTLFENEAYAQALAARGQTQEIMLGYSDSNKENGFLAANWSLYKNQRRLGEICDDHDVTMRLFHGRGGSISRGGGPMNEALLALPNSTVTGQVKFTEQGEAIAEKYANPRIAERNIEQMLNAQLRARKQALDQPEEEVSEEWVDAMETMADAARREYRDFLESDGFVRYFEQATPITVIEDLDLGSRPASRSGERTVEDLRAIPWVFSWTQSRCILPGWYALATGVDSYLEDGGSMETLQGMYEEWPFFRTTLDNAALSLSRTELEIAERYAEMADDDLRERFFPRVTGEYERATDLITEIGQREQLHTRDWLGENLERRNPYVDPLNMLQVYLLDRTHRTDIEERTLRLTVKGIAAGMKNTG
- a CDS encoding 4Fe-4S ferredoxin N-terminal domain-containing protein — its product is MSFDDDTSDDEVFHPLGESWQDDLEEMLDDTEYDTELGMEMGRDAMRVTKGELSEAEFHERYHDDVVAEFGEDDRPIASPDDVDDEAEGIGSTLLQLANGDGSRREMLKKTGAGLGFASLGWGAVDQQEPEPAVEETGEVQDTDEGTQWGMTIDLENCDGCLSCVTACNQEHNWDLGSNWMYVLAFEDGAVESPDPDTLDVDPESARDDPAVHDFNYLVRPCQHCTDAPCEKVCPTTARHTRERGGMVLTDYDVCIGCRYCQVACPYGVNYFQWEEPETDEDELDADMVYDYRDRRVSARAPRGVMSKCVFDPARQDGNFGEGNVGTVACEVACPPNVIQFGDKNNPASDPERYRENPARSRTIINLNAELPSADSVSSSLEGVSGDLDAVIDAVDEFTRRRIALATGIQITQEEYEEEAPPGDSLPDKEAGILEVVSAIEDTGLDLESDEVRRELELLPDQFEGPSQDVQVADTAEVAQELFEDYVNAPQNEFELLADIGTNPNVDYLGHQPGPEAEQVRGPVSYEDVGMLNRRQDALEERTVGLGPIDSS